A region of Methyloversatilis discipulorum DNA encodes the following proteins:
- a CDS encoding PEP-CTERM sorting domain-containing protein: protein MRSARRQPRGLRPGYVKDQYKGVQMINRFPAAAALAFGLCAGAVQAVPISFSTTGSPVQTYFQSTPAVSATVQFVGLSAALDLTPDVGQQTRFFTFFAGTGPADPGMTGIEYQPYSVGLTVLGITKYFEFDLGVQEIANDQYQINAFAMQSLSFDLGATGTLTVTPNAFYTQAVQLPANTPAYHLRDLYATFLLTGPTVTPIPEPDSLMLAMLAVGALCARRRRRTELPTVTDGSEC from the coding sequence ATGCGCAGCGCGCGCCGGCAACCGCGGGGTCTGCGACCAGGCTACGTAAAAGACCAATACAAGGGGGTTCAGATGATCAACCGTTTCCCGGCGGCAGCGGCGCTCGCCTTCGGCCTGTGCGCCGGCGCCGTGCAGGCGGTGCCGATCAGCTTCAGCACCACGGGTTCCCCGGTGCAGACCTATTTCCAGTCCACCCCGGCCGTCTCCGCCACCGTGCAGTTCGTCGGCCTGAGCGCGGCGCTGGACCTGACCCCGGACGTTGGCCAGCAGACCCGGTTCTTCACCTTCTTCGCCGGGACCGGGCCGGCGGACCCCGGAATGACCGGCATCGAGTACCAGCCGTACTCGGTCGGTCTGACGGTGCTCGGCATCACGAAGTATTTCGAGTTCGATCTGGGCGTGCAGGAGATCGCCAACGACCAGTATCAGATCAACGCCTTCGCCATGCAGTCGCTCTCGTTCGACCTCGGCGCCACCGGCACGCTGACGGTGACGCCGAATGCCTTCTACACGCAGGCGGTGCAGTTGCCGGCCAACACGCCGGCGTACCACCTGCGCGACCTGTACGCGACCTTCCTGCTCACCGGCCCGACGGTGACGCCGATCCCGGAGCCGGATTCGCTGATGCTGGCGATGCTGGCCGTCGGCGCGCTGTGTGCACGCCGTCGACGCAGGACCGAACTTCCGACCGTGACGGACGGCTCGGAATGTTGA
- a CDS encoding sensor histidine kinase: MTGTSATLDDATSPGDSDAVRRDLLGVLFGHTPTIVAGNLAVSLTASAVLVSAQGHGIVWLWLAAIWVLVGLRYALVRQLRPQLATLQGGGLDRVEAAYTTVAGFTGLAWGLLPWLGYEGRDPFMDFFSVAMLAGMAGGAVTATTALPRALNLYLVCALLPFIVKSWLMGGLINIGGGLTFLFYLLVLVSFGRNAHATMRNALLLTRQNARLADDLRQERDAVKAAMRAKNLFLAGVTHDLRQPVHAVGLHVRYLRSQDPAGLGRDQLEEVCGGMDAAVRAMSRQLTRLLELSRLEAGEARVLRRAVPLSEVWAACAAQFMPLAQEKGLDLRFRPTARVADSDAMMLQSILDNLVSNAVRYTERGRVLVAARPRGDSVQLQVWDTGPGIAAEHLPLIFVPYRRFDDRSARHDEGQGLGLALARGQADALGHALAVRSRPGHGSTFTVTVPRAGAAPRG, translated from the coding sequence ATGACCGGAACATCCGCCACGCTCGACGACGCCACGTCGCCCGGCGATTCGGACGCCGTCCGGCGCGACCTGCTGGGTGTGCTTTTCGGTCACACGCCCACCATCGTCGCCGGCAATCTGGCGGTGTCGCTGACCGCGTCCGCGGTGCTGGTGAGCGCCCAGGGGCACGGCATCGTCTGGCTCTGGCTGGCCGCGATATGGGTTCTGGTCGGCCTGCGTTACGCGCTGGTCCGCCAGCTGCGGCCGCAACTGGCCACGCTGCAGGGTGGCGGTCTCGACCGTGTCGAGGCGGCCTACACCACTGTTGCCGGATTCACCGGTCTGGCCTGGGGCCTGCTGCCCTGGCTAGGCTACGAGGGGCGCGACCCCTTCATGGACTTCTTCAGCGTCGCCATGCTGGCGGGCATGGCCGGCGGCGCGGTCACCGCCACCACCGCCCTGCCGCGCGCACTCAACCTCTACCTCGTCTGCGCGCTGCTGCCCTTCATCGTCAAGTCGTGGCTGATGGGCGGGCTGATCAATATCGGCGGCGGCCTCACCTTCCTGTTCTACCTGCTGGTGCTGGTGTCCTTCGGCCGCAACGCACACGCGACGATGCGCAACGCACTGCTGCTGACCCGTCAGAACGCTCGTCTGGCGGACGATCTGCGGCAGGAACGCGACGCCGTCAAGGCCGCCATGCGCGCCAAGAACCTCTTTCTGGCCGGCGTCACGCACGACCTGCGCCAGCCGGTCCACGCGGTCGGACTGCATGTGCGCTACCTGCGCTCGCAGGACCCGGCGGGTCTCGGCCGCGACCAGCTCGAAGAAGTCTGCGGCGGCATGGACGCCGCGGTACGTGCGATGAGCCGGCAGCTCACGCGGCTGCTCGAACTGTCGCGACTGGAGGCCGGCGAAGCCCGTGTGCTGCGGCGGGCAGTGCCACTGTCCGAGGTGTGGGCCGCCTGCGCCGCGCAGTTCATGCCGCTGGCGCAGGAAAAGGGACTGGACCTGCGCTTCCGTCCGACTGCGCGGGTGGCAGACAGCGATGCAATGATGCTGCAGTCCATTCTCGACAACCTGGTGTCGAACGCGGTGCGCTATACCGAGCGCGGCCGCGTGCTGGTCGCCGCCCGGCCGCGAGGCGACAGCGTGCAGCTGCAGGTGTGGGACACCGGCCCCGGCATCGCCGCCGAGCATCTGCCGCTCATCTTCGTTCCGTATCGTCGCTTCGACGACCGCAGCGCCCGCCACGACGAAGGTCAGGGCCTCGGACTGGCGCTGGCGCGCGGTCAGGCCGACGCACTCGGCCACGCACTCGCGGTGCGCTCGCGCCCCGGTCACGGCAGCACCTTCACCGTTACGGTGCCGCGCGCCGGGGCAGCGCCGCGCGGGTGA
- the parC gene encoding DNA topoisomerase IV subunit A, translating into MTDNLFEPDIADIPVDAHAAQAYLTYAMSVVTSRALPGLEDGMKPVQRRILFAMDGFARPDAAHKKSARVVGDVIGKYHPHGDSSVYEAMVRLAQPFTLRYPLIDGQGNFGSMDGDNAAAMRYTECRLTPFARHVLLSELNAGVIEFQPNYDGTQQEPSLLPARLPVVLANGASGIAVGMACEIPPHNLREIGDATCKLLIDPRMPDDDVIDCFQGPDFPNGATLISSRESIVAAYKEGRGSFRMRANYEVEALARGQWQIVVTALPPGVSTGAVMSRIDDLANPKPKGDKKKISDDQARTKTLATSLIDSVRDESDARHPVRLVIEPKSRAVSQEDLLAFLFAYTDLECNASLNLTLLDTHRRPGQIGLPAVLRQWCDYRLAAVSRRLTQRIADIDERMHILDGRLAILLDIDRAIAIIRAADDPKADLMAGFGITERQAEDVLEIRLRQLAKLEAIKLQGERDALDAERTGLLGILGSDAALRTFVRDEVRADVERFGDERRTLINADAQATRSREVPQIDEAVTVIVSRGGFGRLRSGHDVDEAALTWKAGDGPLAVLKCRTVWPVVLIDGDGRSYTIKPTDLPSGKGDGVPVSSLADLAGKKLVAVLTGEPGSRFLVASDGGYGFVCAIEDMVSRQRAGKAFLNTDGSTALPPVKLRPGDKWVVAQGGDRLLAFPLEEMKELSGGKGVKIMTLPDGESLQLLDVFRERLALTVPGSRGRPKTLNIDEASLMNWRGVRATKGRKLEG; encoded by the coding sequence TTGACTGACAACCTGTTCGAACCCGACATCGCCGACATTCCGGTCGATGCGCACGCGGCGCAGGCCTATTTGACCTATGCGATGTCGGTGGTGACCTCGCGCGCGCTGCCGGGGCTGGAAGACGGCATGAAGCCGGTGCAGCGCCGCATCCTGTTCGCGATGGACGGCTTCGCCCGGCCCGATGCCGCGCACAAGAAATCCGCCCGCGTGGTCGGCGACGTGATCGGCAAGTACCACCCGCACGGCGATTCGTCGGTATACGAAGCCATGGTCCGTCTGGCCCAGCCCTTCACGCTGCGCTATCCGCTGATCGACGGGCAGGGCAATTTCGGTTCGATGGACGGCGACAACGCGGCCGCCATGCGTTACACCGAGTGCCGCCTGACGCCGTTCGCGCGCCACGTGCTGCTGTCCGAGCTGAACGCCGGCGTGATCGAGTTCCAGCCCAACTACGACGGCACGCAGCAGGAACCTTCGCTGCTGCCGGCGCGCTTGCCCGTCGTGCTGGCCAATGGCGCCTCCGGCATCGCGGTCGGCATGGCCTGCGAAATCCCGCCGCACAATCTGCGCGAAATCGGCGACGCCACCTGCAAGCTGCTGATCGATCCGCGCATGCCGGACGACGACGTGATCGACTGCTTCCAGGGACCGGACTTCCCGAACGGCGCCACGCTCATTTCGTCGCGCGAGAGCATCGTCGCCGCCTACAAGGAAGGGCGCGGCTCCTTCCGCATGCGCGCCAATTACGAGGTCGAGGCGCTGGCGCGCGGCCAGTGGCAGATCGTGGTTACCGCGCTGCCGCCGGGCGTGAGTACCGGTGCCGTGATGAGCCGCATCGACGATCTGGCGAACCCCAAGCCCAAGGGCGACAAGAAGAAGATCAGTGACGACCAGGCGCGCACCAAGACGCTGGCGACCTCGCTGATCGATTCGGTGCGCGACGAATCCGACGCGCGCCACCCGGTGCGTCTGGTGATCGAACCGAAGTCGCGCGCGGTGAGCCAGGAAGACCTGCTGGCCTTCCTGTTCGCTTATACCGACCTCGAGTGCAACGCCAGCCTGAACCTGACGCTGCTCGACACCCACCGTCGCCCGGGCCAGATCGGCCTGCCGGCCGTGTTGCGCCAGTGGTGCGACTACCGTCTCGCTGCCGTGTCGCGACGGCTCACGCAGCGCATCGCCGACATCGACGAGCGCATGCACATCCTCGATGGCCGTCTGGCCATCCTGCTCGACATCGACCGCGCGATCGCCATCATCCGCGCCGCCGACGATCCGAAGGCCGACTTGATGGCCGGCTTCGGCATCACCGAGCGTCAGGCCGAAGACGTGCTGGAAATCCGGCTGCGCCAACTGGCCAAGCTGGAGGCCATCAAGCTGCAGGGCGAGCGCGACGCACTGGACGCCGAACGCACCGGCCTGCTCGGCATTCTCGGCAGCGATGCCGCACTGCGCACCTTCGTGCGCGACGAGGTGCGCGCCGACGTCGAGCGTTTCGGCGACGAGCGCCGCACGCTGATCAATGCCGACGCGCAGGCGACTCGCTCGCGCGAAGTGCCGCAGATCGACGAGGCGGTCACCGTCATCGTGTCACGCGGTGGTTTCGGCCGGCTGCGCTCCGGCCATGACGTGGACGAGGCCGCGCTGACCTGGAAGGCCGGCGATGGTCCGCTGGCGGTGCTGAAGTGCCGCACCGTGTGGCCGGTCGTGCTGATCGACGGCGACGGCCGCAGCTACACCATCAAGCCGACCGATCTGCCGAGTGGCAAGGGCGACGGCGTGCCGGTGTCCTCGCTGGCCGATCTCGCCGGCAAGAAGCTGGTGGCCGTGCTGACCGGCGAGCCGGGCAGCCGTTTCCTGGTGGCGTCCGACGGCGGCTACGGCTTTGTCTGCGCGATCGAGGACATGGTGAGCCGCCAGCGCGCCGGCAAGGCCTTCCTCAACACGGACGGCAGTACTGCGCTGCCGCCGGTGAAACTGCGGCCGGGCGACAAGTGGGTGGTCGCGCAGGGCGGCGACCGCCTGCTGGCCTTCCCGCTGGAAGAGATGAAGGAGCTGTCGGGCGGCAAGGGCGTCAAGATCATGACCTTGCCCGACGGCGAGTCGCTGCAGTTGCTCGACGTGTTCCGCGAACGTCTCGCGCTGACTGTGCCGGGCTCGCGCGGCCGGCCGAAGACGCTGAACATCGACGAAGCGTCGCTGATGAACTGGCGCGGCGTGCGGGCGACCAAGGGCAGGAAGCTCGAAGGCTGA
- a CDS encoding response regulator, which translates to MVVSAVMDAREISIVVAEDHALVRQGLRLMLSAEPRVRWLGDCGDGERALELVRSLSPDVLLLDLGLPGLDGLGVMQAIAAAGLATRVLVVTARQDAASFQAALAFGAQGYMLKTDDADALVAAMMTVSEGGYYVSPELATLFAHGTDDAHEGLTTREMDIAGRVGRGLSSKQIGAELGISEHTVRKHRENIARKLGLRNAAELVAWAVRHRLPEA; encoded by the coding sequence ATGGTAGTTTCCGCAGTCATGGACGCCCGCGAGATTAGCATCGTCGTTGCCGAAGACCACGCGCTGGTGCGCCAGGGCTTGCGTCTGATGCTGTCGGCCGAGCCGCGCGTGCGCTGGCTGGGCGACTGTGGCGACGGCGAGCGGGCGCTTGAGCTGGTGCGCAGCCTGTCGCCCGACGTGCTGCTGCTCGATCTCGGCCTGCCCGGTCTGGACGGCCTTGGCGTGATGCAGGCCATCGCCGCCGCCGGTCTGGCGACGCGGGTGCTGGTGGTGACCGCGCGTCAGGACGCCGCCTCCTTCCAGGCCGCGCTGGCCTTCGGCGCCCAGGGCTACATGCTGAAGACGGACGACGCCGACGCGCTGGTCGCCGCAATGATGACGGTGTCCGAGGGCGGCTATTACGTGAGCCCGGAACTGGCGACCCTGTTCGCGCACGGCACGGACGACGCGCACGAAGGACTGACCACGCGCGAAATGGACATTGCCGGGCGTGTCGGGCGCGGTCTGTCGAGCAAGCAGATCGGTGCCGAACTGGGCATTTCCGAACACACCGTGCGCAAGCACCGCGAAAACATCGCGCGCAAGCTCGGACTGCGCAATGCAGCCGAACTGGTGGCCTGGGCGGTGCGGCACCGGCTGCCCGAAGCGTGA